The sequence below is a genomic window from Lysobacter stagni.
GCCGTTTCCGGACGCGGACGTGACCGCCCCGCCCGCACCGGCCTGCGCGTCCCACTCGCGCAGCGCCTGCTCGACGGCGTCCACGCCGCGTGCGACCGCGGCGGCATCGATCTGGTCGACGCGGTCGCGGTCGGAATGGATCACCTGCATCACCTTCGGCGGCTGCGCGAGCTTCTTGCCGGCATACGCATCCAGCACCAGCGCGGCTTCATCACGGCCCACCAGTGAGTACGACACGGCCGGCCAGCCTGCGGCGAGGAACGGAAGGTGATCGGTCGGCGGGTACTGCTCGCCACTCACCAGTTGCAGGCGATTGCCCTGCGACGCGGTGCGACTGCCCTGGACCAGCGTCGCCTGCGCATCGGTGGGCGCCATCATCCACAGCGTGTCGCCCCAGCCGAAGACGTCGAAATTGACGTACAGGGCAGGGCGCGTCTTGCCGTCGGCGACGAAGGCCTTGGAGCCGA
It includes:
- a CDS encoding M28 family metallopeptidase, with protein sequence MQSIAAAGDDVGRRAAITARLDTLGLEWKTLAFDAKQRPGENLYAEVAGPAGAPLLLIGAHSDRVAVGDGATDNASGSATVLALAQRFKQRPLQHHRVAVAFWDLEEAGLLGSKAFVADGKTRPALYVNFDVFGWGDTLWMMAPTDAQATLVQGSRTASQGNRLQLVSGEQYPPTDHLPFLAAGWPAVSYSLVGRDEAALVLDAYAGKKLAQPPKVMQVIHSDRDRVDQIDAAAVARGVDAVEQALREWDAQAGAGGAVTSASGNGE